One segment of Synchiropus splendidus isolate RoL2022-P1 chromosome 4, RoL_Sspl_1.0, whole genome shotgun sequence DNA contains the following:
- the sult4a1 gene encoding sulfotransferase 4A1 isoform X2, protein MMAESEADTPSTPIEFESKYFEFDGVRLPPFCRGKMEEIANFSLRSSDIWIVTYPKSGTSLLQEVVYLVSQGADPDEIGVMNIDEQLPVLEYPQPGLDIIQELTSPRLIKSHLPYRFLPTALHNGEAKVIYMARNPKDLVVSYYQFHRSLRTMSYRGTFQEFCRRFMNDKLGYGSWFDHVQEFWEHRMDSNILFLKYEDMYKDLGTLVEQLARFLGVSCDKAQHEGMVESCNQLIEQCCTSEAMSMCRVHGSLVSALL, encoded by the exons ATGATGGCCGAGAGCGAGGCAGACACGCCGAGCACGCCGATCGAGTTTGAGAGCAAATACTTCGAGTTCGATGGGGTCCGCCTGCCACCTTTCTGCAGGGGGAAGATGGAGGAAATCGCCAACTTCTCGCTAAGAAGCAGCGACATTTGGATCGTAACCTACCCAAAGTCAG GAACCAGCCTGCTTCAGGAAGTTGTGTATCTGGTGAGTCAGGGCGCAGACCCCGATGAGATTGGCGTCATGAACATCGATGAACAGCTACCTGTCCTGGAATATCCCCAACCTGGCCTGGATATCATACAG GAGCTGACCTCTCCCCGTCTGATCAAGAGCCATCTACCGTACCGATTCCTCCCCACAGCTCTGCATAATGGAGAGGCAAAG GTGATCTACATGGCTCGCAATCCAAAGGACCTTGTGGTGTCTTACTACCAGTTCCACCGCTCTCTCAGGACCATGAGCTACCGCGGAACCTTCCAGGAGTTCTGCCGACGCTTCATGAATGACAAGT TGGGTTACGGATCCTGGTTCGATCATGTGCAGGAATTTTGGGAACATCGGATGGATTCCAATATCCTCTTCTTGAAATATGAGGACATGTACAAG GATTTGGGGACGTTGGTGGAGCAGCTGGCCCGATTTCTTGGCGTCTCTTGTGACAAAGCGCAACATGAAGGCATGGTGGAGAGCTGCAACCAACTCATCGAACAGTGCTGCACCTCAGAGGCCATGTCCATGTGCAGAG TGCATGGAAGTCTGGTGTCTGCTCTTCTGTAA
- the sult4a1 gene encoding sulfotransferase 4A1 isoform X1: MMAESEADTPSTPIEFESKYFEFDGVRLPPFCRGKMEEIANFSLRSSDIWIVTYPKSGTSLLQEVVYLVSQGADPDEIGVMNIDEQLPVLEYPQPGLDIIQELTSPRLIKSHLPYRFLPTALHNGEAKVIYMARNPKDLVVSYYQFHRSLRTMSYRGTFQEFCRRFMNDKLGYGSWFDHVQEFWEHRMDSNILFLKYEDMYKDLGTLVEQLARFLGVSCDKAQHEGMVESCNQLIEQCCTSEAMSMCRGRVGLWKDVFTVSMNDKFDSVYREKMGKSDLTFDFSL, from the exons ATGATGGCCGAGAGCGAGGCAGACACGCCGAGCACGCCGATCGAGTTTGAGAGCAAATACTTCGAGTTCGATGGGGTCCGCCTGCCACCTTTCTGCAGGGGGAAGATGGAGGAAATCGCCAACTTCTCGCTAAGAAGCAGCGACATTTGGATCGTAACCTACCCAAAGTCAG GAACCAGCCTGCTTCAGGAAGTTGTGTATCTGGTGAGTCAGGGCGCAGACCCCGATGAGATTGGCGTCATGAACATCGATGAACAGCTACCTGTCCTGGAATATCCCCAACCTGGCCTGGATATCATACAG GAGCTGACCTCTCCCCGTCTGATCAAGAGCCATCTACCGTACCGATTCCTCCCCACAGCTCTGCATAATGGAGAGGCAAAG GTGATCTACATGGCTCGCAATCCAAAGGACCTTGTGGTGTCTTACTACCAGTTCCACCGCTCTCTCAGGACCATGAGCTACCGCGGAACCTTCCAGGAGTTCTGCCGACGCTTCATGAATGACAAGT TGGGTTACGGATCCTGGTTCGATCATGTGCAGGAATTTTGGGAACATCGGATGGATTCCAATATCCTCTTCTTGAAATATGAGGACATGTACAAG GATTTGGGGACGTTGGTGGAGCAGCTGGCCCGATTTCTTGGCGTCTCTTGTGACAAAGCGCAACATGAAGGCATGGTGGAGAGCTGCAACCAACTCATCGAACAGTGCTGCACCTCAGAGGCCATGTCCATGTGCAGAG GTCGCGTGGGACTCTGGAAGGACGTCTTCACAGTCTCCATGAACGACAAGTTTGACTCGGTCTACAGAGAGAAGATGGGCAAGTCTGACCTGACCTTTGACTTCTCCCTGTGA